A region of Micromonospora sp. WMMD882 DNA encodes the following proteins:
- a CDS encoding cupin domain-containing protein produces MSETADRVVAARGVPADRRRGGELRVLLGPKTVGSTSGFLGVAALRPGERVAEHYHPYSEEFLYVCRGAIIVDLDDRPVPLAAGEALFVPVNVRHRLRNTGDEPAEVVFHLGPLAPRPELGHVDTEVHAAGVDADAGAHAGPTVAEATS; encoded by the coding sequence ATGAGTGAGACAGCCGACCGGGTGGTGGCGGCCCGGGGCGTGCCCGCCGACCGGCGGCGCGGCGGTGAGCTGCGGGTGCTGCTCGGCCCGAAGACGGTGGGATCGACGAGTGGTTTCCTGGGGGTGGCGGCGTTGCGGCCCGGGGAACGTGTCGCCGAGCACTACCACCCGTACAGCGAGGAGTTCCTCTACGTCTGCCGTGGCGCGATCATCGTCGACCTGGACGACCGGCCGGTGCCGTTGGCCGCGGGGGAGGCGCTGTTCGTGCCGGTGAACGTGCGGCACCGGCTGCGCAACACCGGCGACGAGCCGGCCGAGGTGGTGTTCCACCTCGGTCCGCTCGCGCCCCGACCGGAGCTGGGCCATGTCGACACCGAGGTTCATGCCGCCGGCGTGGATGCCGACGCCGGGGCGCACGCCGGCCCGACGGTGGCGGAGGCGACGTCGTGA
- a CDS encoding SRPBCC family protein → MTVTRGPAATALATEITDILVAHCGLDPQAPARAPAATLAELGMDSLALLELQAVVADRYRARIPAETQELTIAAVAELVAGQRDGDAVGPVGRAGSAAGPADRHGHTENSIVVGAPLPLVWEVTNDVATWPDLFTEYRSVEILERYGHTVRFRLTMHPDPDGTVWSWVSERTVDPVAREVHAHRVETGPFEYMRIHWRYTPEPDGSTRMTWVQDFHLRPGAPLDDRGMEDRLNTNTPLQMAVIRDKVELLARRRGLEVDDDE, encoded by the coding sequence ATGACCGTCACCCGAGGACCGGCCGCTACGGCCCTGGCCACCGAGATCACCGACATTCTGGTGGCGCACTGCGGGTTGGATCCGCAGGCGCCGGCGCGGGCGCCCGCGGCCACCCTCGCCGAGTTGGGGATGGACTCGTTGGCGCTGCTGGAGTTGCAGGCCGTGGTCGCCGACCGGTACCGGGCGCGGATTCCGGCCGAGACCCAGGAGCTGACCATCGCCGCCGTCGCCGAGCTGGTCGCCGGGCAGCGCGACGGTGACGCGGTCGGGCCGGTCGGCCGGGCCGGGTCCGCTGCCGGGCCGGCCGACCGGCACGGGCACACCGAGAACAGCATCGTCGTCGGCGCGCCCCTGCCGTTGGTGTGGGAGGTGACCAACGACGTGGCGACGTGGCCGGACCTGTTCACCGAGTACCGGTCGGTGGAGATCCTGGAACGGTACGGCCACACCGTGCGGTTCCGGTTGACGATGCATCCCGATCCGGACGGGACGGTGTGGAGCTGGGTCAGCGAGCGCACCGTGGATCCGGTCGCCAGGGAGGTGCACGCGCACCGGGTGGAGACCGGGCCGTTCGAGTACATGCGTATCCACTGGCGGTACACCCCGGAGCCGGACGGGAGCACCCGGATGACCTGGGTGCAGGACTTCCACCTGCGTCCGGGCGCGCCGCTGGACGACCGGGGGATGGAGGACCGGTTGAACACCAACACGCCGCTGCAGATGGCGGTCATCCGCGACAAGGTGGAGCTGCTGGCCCGGCGGCGTGGGCTGGAGGTCGACGACGATGAGTGA
- a CDS encoding TcmI family type II polyketide cyclase: MDRSLIVAKVLPTAEGRVAEIFAESDATELPRLVGVRHRSLYRLHDLYVHLLETDAAGEGVVEHARQHPEFSRISDRLRPYISPYLPTWRSPRDALARCFYQWDASSNGRRR, from the coding sequence ATGGACCGTTCGTTGATCGTCGCGAAGGTGTTGCCGACCGCCGAGGGGCGGGTCGCGGAGATCTTCGCCGAGTCGGACGCGACGGAGCTGCCGCGTCTGGTCGGGGTGCGGCACCGGTCGTTGTACCGGCTGCACGACCTCTACGTGCACCTGTTGGAGACCGACGCGGCGGGGGAGGGCGTGGTGGAGCACGCCCGGCAGCATCCCGAGTTCAGTCGGATCAGTGACCGGCTGCGGCCCTACATCTCGCCGTACCTGCCGACCTGGCGGTCTCCCCGGGACGCGCTGGCGCGCTGTTTCTACCAGTGGGACGCGTCGTCCAACGGGCGACGGCGATGA
- a CDS encoding bacterial transcriptional activator domain-containing protein gives MPTTTRHVRLLLLGGFRLLHDAKPVVVPRGLQRVIALIGLRPGTTRSHLAGLLWPDATEERALSSLRTAIWRLRQDPCCPLHTIGDTVRLDPAVDLDVDDLVRTAARVADDGDPRAAARALAAGRHDLLPGWYDDWVLLERERLRQLRLHMLEQIARTHLTAGRHGEALQAALEAMAAEPLRETPHRLVVQIHLAEGNAFEALHAFYVYRDLILRELHLEPSAAMSALLDDTLAPIRRRPTPPGPRPPDADPGPPRRHHHPPPDDGAVTAPPAR, from the coding sequence ATGCCGACCACCACCCGCCACGTCCGGCTGCTCCTGCTCGGCGGCTTCCGACTGCTGCACGACGCGAAACCCGTCGTGGTGCCCCGCGGACTGCAACGGGTCATCGCGCTGATCGGGTTGCGCCCCGGCACCACCCGCAGCCACCTCGCCGGGCTGCTCTGGCCCGACGCCACCGAGGAACGCGCCCTGTCCTCCCTACGCACCGCCATCTGGCGACTCCGCCAGGACCCCTGCTGCCCCCTGCACACCATCGGCGACACCGTCCGCCTCGACCCCGCCGTCGACCTGGACGTCGACGACCTGGTCCGCACCGCCGCGCGCGTCGCCGACGACGGCGACCCCCGCGCCGCCGCCCGCGCCCTCGCCGCCGGCCGACACGACCTGCTCCCCGGCTGGTACGACGACTGGGTGCTGCTGGAACGGGAACGACTCCGCCAACTCCGCCTGCACATGCTCGAACAGATCGCCCGCACCCACCTGACCGCCGGCCGACACGGTGAGGCGCTCCAGGCCGCCCTGGAGGCCATGGCCGCCGAGCCGCTCCGGGAGACCCCGCACCGCCTGGTCGTCCAGATCCACCTCGCCGAAGGCAACGCCTTCGAGGCCCTGCACGCCTTCTACGTCTACCGCGACCTGATCCTGCGGGAACTCCACCTCGAACCCTCCGCGGCCATGTCCGCGCTGCTCGACGACACCCTCGCCCCCATCCGCCGCCGCCCCACCCCACCCGGCCCCCGCCCACCCGACGCCGACCCCGGACCACCACGCCGTCACCACCACCCGCCCCCGGATGACGGCGCCGTGACAGCGCCACCGGCACGGTGA